In a single window of the Candidatus Aegiribacteria sp. genome:
- a CDS encoding DUF362 domain-containing protein, giving the protein MRSKVAVLKTSPDTVLEDYRRLLKSIDYLDYLDRSKKVLLKINVSWHHWYPACSTTPWQLDGVIRTLLEDGFARDQLVSTHNRTVVVSDKRGEKGNHLRQVDEDLHGIEKIRLYEKPVKWVEFKPKKPFRVLGKIFPDGVKIPDALIGQNIIQLPTMKTHVFTTITGAMKNAFGGLLSERRHWTHSVIHETLVDLLRIQKEIHPGLLAVMDGTFAGEGPGPRAMIPHVKNYILASADQVAIDAISAKMQGFDPLKLDFIRLAHEEGLGTGDPVDIEVVGEDISDVNFHFVQTDTFASKGQKMIYHGWLKPIENLLLRTPIVPWAFFASRLYHDVFWLNMVGKKRIREALDTDWGRLFEQYGSVDTIPRPIPDQDSEG; this is encoded by the coding sequence ATGAGAAGTAAAGTGGCTGTATTGAAAACGTCACCGGATACCGTTCTTGAGGATTATCGCAGATTACTTAAGAGTATTGATTATCTGGATTATCTGGACAGAAGTAAAAAAGTTCTACTGAAGATCAACGTATCCTGGCATCACTGGTATCCAGCCTGTTCGACAACGCCATGGCAGCTGGACGGAGTTATCCGGACTCTGCTGGAAGATGGTTTTGCCAGGGATCAGCTCGTATCCACTCATAACAGAACTGTTGTGGTGAGTGATAAGAGAGGCGAGAAGGGTAATCACCTCAGACAGGTTGACGAGGATCTCCACGGTATTGAAAAGATAAGGCTTTACGAGAAGCCTGTTAAATGGGTTGAGTTCAAGCCAAAGAAACCGTTCAGAGTACTTGGAAAAATATTTCCCGATGGCGTGAAAATCCCCGATGCGCTGATAGGGCAGAACATAATCCAGCTTCCCACAATGAAGACTCACGTATTCACAACGATTACGGGAGCCATGAAAAATGCCTTCGGGGGGCTGCTCAGCGAGCGAAGACACTGGACTCACAGCGTTATACATGAAACCCTTGTCGATCTTCTCAGAATTCAGAAGGAAATCCACCCCGGTCTTCTGGCGGTAATGGATGGAACATTCGCCGGAGAAGGGCCTGGGCCGAGGGCCATGATACCCCATGTAAAGAACTACATACTCGCATCCGCGGATCAGGTTGCAATTGACGCTATAAGCGCCAAAATGCAGGGATTCGATCCCTTGAAACTGGATTTTATCAGGCTTGCCCATGAAGAGGGGCTTGGCACGGGAGACCCGGTTGATATTGAGGTAGTCGGAGAGGATATTTCCGATGTGAATTTTCATTTTGTACAGACGGATACTTTTGCCAGCAAGGGGCAGAAGATGATCTATCATGGATGGCTGAAACCAATAGAGAATCTGCTCCTCAGAACTCCCATAGTACCCTGGGCCTTTTTTGCAAGCAGGCTTTACCATGATGTATTCTGGCTTAATATGGTCGGCAAAAAACGGATCAGGGAAGCCCTGGATACAGATTGGGGAAGGCTGTTCGAACAGTACGGCTCTGTTGACACAATTCCCCGGCCGATTCCGGATCAGGACTCGGAAGGGTAA
- a CDS encoding glycerol-3-phosphate dehydrogenase — protein sequence MPVTQAVLGCGRWGSFHLWYGSRIGNSVTGWEPEGIQEFVKLQETRKNRYLELPPEVRLTSSIEEVSRSDIIVVTVPAQKFRTLCVELRQIDISTTDLILCMKGIEKDTGMRLSEIAREEGLKPRSLSAWVGPGHPQQFVTGVPSCMIVASDNENDSMRISNLLGSDLIRFYRSRDIIGCEVGAATKNVIGIAAGMLDGLNLSGLKGALMARAPQEVARLVASMGGDWRSVYGLSHLGDYEATLFSPFSHNRMYGEAVARGNSAENLQLAEGVDTATAVMLLADRYDVEMPITDTVRKVINNEIPAKEAIGELFARPEKEEFADHF from the coding sequence ATGCCAGTCACTCAGGCGGTTCTGGGTTGCGGTAGATGGGGAAGTTTTCACCTGTGGTACGGATCGAGGATTGGAAACTCCGTCACAGGCTGGGAGCCTGAGGGAATTCAGGAATTCGTTAAGCTTCAGGAAACCAGGAAGAACAGGTATCTGGAACTCCCGCCTGAGGTGCGGTTGACCAGCAGCATCGAAGAGGTTTCCAGATCGGATATAATCGTTGTCACAGTTCCCGCTCAGAAGTTCAGGACACTTTGCGTAGAACTCAGGCAGATTGACATTTCAACCACCGACCTGATACTCTGCATGAAAGGTATTGAAAAGGATACTGGAATGAGACTTTCTGAGATAGCTCGCGAGGAGGGACTTAAGCCCCGGAGCCTGTCGGCATGGGTGGGCCCCGGACATCCGCAGCAGTTCGTTACGGGAGTACCCAGCTGCATGATAGTTGCGTCGGATAATGAAAATGATTCGATGCGCATTTCCAACCTGCTGGGCAGCGATCTGATACGTTTTTACAGGTCCCGGGATATCATAGGTTGCGAAGTTGGCGCGGCAACCAAGAACGTTATTGGAATCGCGGCTGGAATGCTTGATGGACTGAACCTTTCGGGTCTCAAGGGAGCGCTCATGGCCAGGGCTCCACAGGAGGTGGCAAGGCTGGTAGCCTCGATGGGCGGTGATTGGAGGAGTGTATACGGTTTATCTCACCTTGGCGATTATGAAGCGACCCTATTCTCACCCTTCAGCCATAACCGGATGTATGGAGAAGCCGTAGCCAGGGGAAACTCCGCGGAAAACCTCCAGCTTGCCGAAGGCGTTGACACAGCGACCGCAGTCATGCTTCTTGCGGACAGGTACGATGTGGAGATGCCCATAACCGATACGGTAAGAAAGGTTATCAACAACGAAATTCCCGCGAAGGAAGCCATAGGAGAACTTTTTGCAAGACCGGAAAAGGAAGAATTCGCCGACCACTTCTGA